A stretch of Comamonadaceae bacterium M7527 DNA encodes these proteins:
- the surE gene encoding 5'/3'-nucleotidase SurE — translation MNILLSNDDGYTAPGLGALHKALLALGHEVTVIAPEHNNSAKSNSITLNSPLYVHQGANGFQYVNGTPADCVHIALSGLLTFKPDLVVSGINNGANMGDDTIYSGTVGAAMEGYLFGIPAVAFSQVDKGWGHIDDAAKKSADIVAQLIETELSPHADPARWPWLLNVNIPNLPYDRIGPVEVTRLGRRHAAQPVIEQPSPRGETMYWIGAAGLAKDVEPGTDFHATAQGRVAVTPLHVDLTQHQALPRWRAGFASQ, via the coding sequence ATGAATATATTGCTCAGCAACGACGACGGCTATACAGCCCCTGGCCTTGGCGCCCTTCACAAGGCGTTGCTTGCGCTGGGGCACGAAGTGACGGTGATTGCGCCTGAGCACAACAACAGCGCCAAGTCCAACTCCATCACACTGAACTCGCCGCTGTACGTGCACCAGGGGGCCAATGGGTTTCAGTATGTCAATGGCACCCCCGCAGATTGCGTGCACATTGCGCTGAGCGGTTTGCTGACATTCAAGCCAGATCTGGTTGTTTCAGGCATCAACAACGGCGCCAACATGGGGGACGACACCATTTACTCGGGGACCGTGGGCGCGGCCATGGAAGGCTATTTGTTTGGTATCCCAGCGGTGGCGTTTTCGCAGGTTGACAAAGGCTGGGGTCACATAGACGATGCGGCCAAAAAGAGCGCAGACATCGTGGCCCAGCTGATTGAAACCGAGCTGTCACCGCATGCGGACCCAGCGCGCTGGCCCTGGCTGCTGAATGTCAACATACCCAACTTGCCTTACGACCGCATAGGCCCTGTTGAGGTCACCAGATTGGGGCGTCGCCATGCGGCGCAACCTGTGATTGAGCAGCCCAGCCCACGTGGTGAGACCATGTACTGGATTGGCGCAGCCGGTTTGGCCAAAGACGTTGAGCCTGGCACCGATTTCCATGCAACTGCACAGGGTAGAGTGGCTGTTACGCCTTTGCACGTTGATCTGACGCAGCACCAAGCACTGCCCAGGTGGCGGGCTGGCTTCGCGTCCCAGTAG
- a CDS encoding protein-L-isoaspartate(D-aspartate) O-methyltransferase, translating to MASKPTHTPPQKAWLSASFKSGSTSTLKPKHGGVMLDAQTQANVQANLLSAARPALRPQDKLFSKPAAAPTGVGLESGRVRDRMIQRIAAQGINHPAVLDAMSRVDRHKFVDSALVNQAYEDTSLPIGLGQTISKPSVVARMLALLLEHTPAPLGRVLEVGSGCGYQAAVLSFIAREVYSMERLKGLHDKARANLRGMQRPNIHLLFGDGFLGYPAGGPYAAIISAAGGESVPQTWIDQLAVGGRLIAPTHTPGGQQSLVVIDKTATGLVRQVLEPVLFVPLKSGVA from the coding sequence ATGGCCAGCAAACCTACTCATACGCCACCTCAAAAGGCTTGGCTATCGGCTTCATTCAAGTCAGGCTCTACCAGCACGCTTAAGCCCAAGCATGGTGGTGTCATGTTGGATGCGCAAACACAGGCCAACGTGCAGGCCAACTTGCTGAGTGCTGCGCGCCCAGCATTGCGCCCGCAAGACAAACTGTTTAGCAAGCCAGCAGCAGCGCCTACGGGTGTGGGCTTGGAATCTGGCCGTGTGCGAGATCGCATGATTCAGCGCATTGCGGCCCAGGGCATCAACCACCCGGCTGTACTAGACGCCATGTCCAGGGTGGATAGGCACAAGTTTGTGGACTCCGCCTTGGTGAACCAAGCCTACGAAGACACCAGTTTGCCCATTGGCCTGGGGCAGACTATCTCCAAACCCAGCGTGGTGGCTCGCATGTTGGCCTTGCTGCTAGAGCACACGCCAGCGCCGCTTGGCCGCGTACTGGAGGTGGGCTCAGGCTGTGGCTACCAGGCTGCGGTGCTGAGCTTTATAGCGCGCGAGGTCTACTCCATGGAGCGCCTAAAAGGCTTGCACGACAAAGCCAGGGCCAATTTGCGCGGCATGCAACGCCCCAATATTCATTTGCTGTTTGGCGACGGCTTTTTGGGCTATCCAGCCGGTGGGCCATACGCGGCCATTATTTCGGCTGCTGGCGGCGAGTCAGTGCCGCAAACCTGGATAGACCAACTCGCCGTAGGCGGGCGTTTGATTGCGCCTACCCATACGCCTGGCGGGCAGCAAAGTTTGGTTGTAATAGACAAGACTGCTACAGGTTTAGTCAGGCAAGTCCTGGAGCCGGTACTGTTTGTACCTTTAAAATCCGGGGTGGCATAA